In Nocardioides marinus, one DNA window encodes the following:
- a CDS encoding alanine racemase produces MSLTLSVDGERWRTHLRGTAERFPGLVPVAKGNGYGFTLGRLARRTQWLHDQELAPTTADALAVGTYTELPEVAQRYAGSLLVLTPWRPFGPALDATADAHLARRLVHTVSRPEDLTDLLERRPEARFVLERATSMQRHGLTARQLWAVAESLRGGGAHLEGVALHLPLGQGTHVTEVDRLLNDVVGAGLPEGPGARTVWVSHLSAAELDTLRHRWPDFTFRPRIGTSLWLGDRDALRVHATVLDVHAVERGDAFGYRGRTAPKSGHLLVVSGGTAHGIGLEAPTGDLGLRGRAGTLARGGLDALGFVRSPFSIDGKQRLFAEPPHMQASMLFLPGGSRVPRVGEEIDVRVRFTITTFDRVLVD; encoded by the coding sequence ATGAGCCTCACGCTGAGCGTGGACGGCGAACGCTGGCGGACCCACCTGCGCGGCACCGCCGAGCGCTTCCCCGGGCTGGTCCCGGTGGCCAAGGGCAACGGCTACGGCTTCACCCTCGGCCGGCTCGCCCGGCGTACCCAGTGGCTGCACGACCAGGAGCTGGCCCCCACCACCGCCGACGCCCTGGCGGTGGGCACCTACACCGAGCTGCCTGAGGTGGCCCAGCGCTACGCCGGGTCCCTGCTGGTGCTCACGCCCTGGCGTCCCTTCGGCCCCGCGCTGGACGCCACCGCCGACGCGCACCTGGCCCGGCGGCTCGTGCACACCGTGTCGCGGCCCGAGGACCTCACCGATCTCCTCGAGCGGCGACCCGAGGCCCGTTTCGTGCTCGAGCGCGCCACCTCCATGCAGCGCCACGGCCTGACCGCCCGCCAGCTCTGGGCGGTCGCGGAGTCCCTGCGCGGTGGCGGCGCGCACCTCGAGGGCGTCGCCCTGCACCTCCCCCTCGGGCAGGGCACCCACGTCACCGAGGTCGACCGCCTCCTCAACGACGTCGTCGGAGCCGGGCTGCCCGAGGGCCCCGGCGCCCGCACGGTCTGGGTCTCCCACCTCAGCGCCGCCGAGCTCGACACCCTGCGCCACCGCTGGCCCGACTTCACCTTCCGTCCCCGCATCGGCACCTCCCTGTGGCTCGGTGACCGCGACGCGCTGCGGGTCCACGCGACCGTCTTGGACGTGCACGCGGTCGAGCGCGGCGACGCGTTCGGCTACCGCGGCCGCACCGCCCCGAAGTCCGGCCACCTGCTGGTCGTCTCCGGCGGTACGGCGCACGGCATCGGCCTGGAGGCACCCACCGGCGACCTGGGGCTGCGCGGCCGGGCCGGCACCCTGGCGCGCGGCGGGCTCGACGCGCTGGGCTTCGTCCGCTCGCCGTTCTCCATCGACGGCAAGCAGCGGCTCTTCGCCGAGCCGCCCCACATGCAGGCCTCGATGCTCTTCCTGCCCGGCGGCTCCCGCGTGCCGCGGGTCGGCGAGGAGATCGACGTCCGCGTCCGCTTCACCATCACCACGTTCGACCGGGTCCTGGTCGACTGA